One window of Saccharopolyspora phatthalungensis genomic DNA carries:
- a CDS encoding DUF397 domain-containing protein, which yields MTSSEKENCVEIGGAPGFAGVRDTKDRASGTLVFDMTAWGHFLSGVKADRFDTPQG from the coding sequence ATCACCTCAAGTGAAAAGGAAAATTGCGTAGAGATCGGCGGGGCGCCTGGTTTCGCGGGCGTTCGGGACACCAAGGACCGGGCTAGCGGCACGTTGGTGTTCGACATGACCGCGTGGGGCCACTTCCTGAGCGGAGTCAAGGCCGACCGGTTCGACACCCCGCAGGGCTGA
- a CDS encoding transposase family protein has translation MTYTATLDVDDELTHYLSRLLAAERRRRLTPRGRRALTPFKQAVLGLRWFLDRTPIPKLARDNNIGRATGYRYIDEVIDVLADQAPDLHEALEDAAGQGAAYVMVDGKLFSTDRLGETTENKNGILIDRWFSGKHHTQGGNVLMITDPTGFPLWTSPVEPGSVHDSTSAQEHVLGALYWAYSELDLPTLGDGGFQGSGIGVFTPIKHSKSAPKGCPLDIDNKTYNALLRGLRALCERGFALLTQRWRTLQHITASPRKITTIVQAALTLTRHEHGKIH, from the coding sequence ATTACCTATACTGCCACGCTCGATGTCGACGACGAACTCACCCACTACCTGTCGCGGCTGCTGGCCGCCGAACGCCGCCGGCGCCTCACCCCGCGCGGGCGACGGGCGTTGACCCCGTTCAAACAGGCGGTTCTGGGGCTGCGGTGGTTCCTCGACCGCACCCCGATCCCGAAACTGGCCAGGGACAACAACATCGGCCGCGCCACCGGGTACCGCTATATCGACGAGGTCATCGACGTCCTCGCTGATCAGGCCCCTGATCTGCACGAAGCACTCGAAGACGCCGCCGGGCAGGGGGCGGCCTACGTCATGGTGGACGGCAAACTGTTCAGCACCGACCGCCTCGGCGAAACCACCGAGAACAAAAACGGCATCCTCATCGACCGGTGGTTTTCCGGCAAACACCACACCCAGGGCGGCAACGTCCTGATGATCACCGACCCCACCGGATTCCCACTGTGGACCTCACCGGTGGAACCCGGCAGCGTCCACGACAGCACCAGCGCCCAAGAGCACGTCCTGGGCGCCCTGTACTGGGCCTATTCCGAACTCGACCTACCGACCCTGGGCGACGGCGGATTCCAGGGCTCCGGCATCGGGGTGTTCACCCCGATCAAACACAGCAAAAGCGCCCCCAAGGGCTGCCCACTGGATATCGACAACAAAACCTACAACGCCCTGCTCAGAGGCCTACGCGCACTCTGCGAACGCGGCTTCGCCCTGCTCACCCAACGCTGGCGCACCCTCCAACACATCACCGCCAGCCCCCGCAAGATCACCACCATCGTCCAAGCCGCGCTCACCCTCACCCGCCACGAACACGGCAAAATCCACTGA
- a CDS encoding DUF5753 domain-containing protein, translating into MSRCELAKFTPNEADLSAILAIVGVIGEDRERLLKLARDIDQPAWWEVGLELTTQNTALIDAEQRARRITNATTMLVPGLLQTRGYTRALLPKLGVQAYQIERYVNVRQVRQGILTQSDPVELIAYFDEAAFARSVGGPSVMAEQLRHLASAAERANITPRVIPFSAGAHTVMSGGFSVIEFIRDSPVAHVEQRHSGAFLSEKEDVQPFLDAIEILDEVALNQDDSLEVIESYVAKHESQE; encoded by the coding sequence GTGAGCCGCTGCGAGTTGGCCAAATTCACGCCTAACGAAGCGGACCTTTCGGCAATACTGGCGATCGTTGGCGTCATAGGCGAAGATCGCGAACGGCTTCTCAAGCTCGCTCGCGATATCGACCAGCCTGCATGGTGGGAAGTTGGACTAGAACTGACCACGCAGAACACCGCGCTCATTGACGCGGAGCAACGAGCCCGGCGGATCACCAATGCGACAACGATGCTCGTTCCGGGGCTGCTGCAAACGCGGGGCTACACGCGCGCATTGCTGCCGAAACTCGGCGTGCAAGCCTACCAGATTGAGCGGTACGTCAACGTGCGTCAGGTTCGGCAGGGCATCCTGACTCAGTCGGACCCGGTCGAGCTGATCGCGTACTTCGACGAGGCTGCGTTCGCGCGAAGCGTCGGCGGCCCGTCGGTCATGGCCGAGCAGTTGCGACACCTCGCGTCAGCAGCAGAGCGGGCGAACATCACGCCTCGCGTGATCCCGTTCTCGGCTGGTGCACATACGGTGATGTCGGGCGGGTTCTCGGTGATCGAGTTCATCCGAGACTCGCCGGTCGCACATGTAGAACAGCGCCACTCGGGCGCATTCCTCTCCGAAAAGGAGGACGTACAACCATTTCTTGACGCGATCGAAATACTCGACGAGGTCGCCTTAAATCAAGACGACTCGCTTGAGGTCATTGAGTCCTATGTGGCCAAGCATGAGAGTCAGGAGTGA
- a CDS encoding helix-turn-helix domain-containing protein, with protein sequence MPRLISGETRDRVVRLYDNGKDPSIRELARKFHVSYSTMRTALVEAGVTMRPSGSPSKTAS encoded by the coding sequence GTGCCGCGTTTGATCTCGGGCGAGACTCGTGACCGCGTAGTTCGCTTGTACGACAACGGAAAAGACCCGTCGATCCGGGAGCTGGCCCGCAAGTTTCACGTGTCCTACTCGACGATGCGCACCGCGCTTGTTGAGGCGGGCGTGACGATGCGCCCCTCGGGGAGCCCGAGCAAAACGGCGAGCTGA
- a CDS encoding radical SAM protein yields MRDAGVLWLQLTGGEPLIDPLFLEVYALAYELGMMLTISTNGSRLHNSTILDLLTRYLPYRVVVSIYGATEATYDGVTQRRGTFKLFRRGLAAAREAGLPLRFNVIVVEDNKHEEAEMRALADGFGDDHHVYSNISPTIHSGPESLTSQSTEHLRARTPFTGCNAGVTHFHADPFGRASICKVGRDEQVDLIAEGIEGLSQLPPIADKLMLRTGGCSGCALQGSCGVCRPLAKRYQEANAPLASYCQQGGR; encoded by the coding sequence ATGCGTGACGCCGGGGTCTTGTGGCTGCAGCTCACCGGCGGCGAACCGCTGATCGACCCGCTGTTCCTTGAGGTCTACGCCTTGGCCTACGAGCTCGGGATGATGCTCACGATCAGCACGAACGGCTCGCGCCTGCACAACTCGACGATTCTCGACCTGCTCACGCGCTACCTGCCCTACCGGGTCGTCGTGAGCATCTACGGCGCCACGGAAGCCACTTACGACGGCGTGACGCAGCGCCGCGGAACGTTCAAGCTGTTCCGGCGTGGCCTCGCCGCCGCCCGCGAAGCGGGTTTGCCGTTGCGGTTCAACGTGATCGTGGTCGAGGACAACAAGCACGAGGAAGCCGAAATGCGGGCGCTCGCCGACGGGTTCGGCGACGACCACCACGTCTACAGCAACATCTCGCCGACAATCCACAGCGGGCCGGAGAGCCTGACGTCGCAGTCAACCGAGCACCTGCGCGCCCGCACGCCCTTCACCGGGTGCAACGCCGGGGTAACCCACTTCCACGCCGACCCGTTCGGCCGGGCGTCGATCTGCAAAGTCGGCCGAGACGAGCAGGTCGACCTGATCGCCGAAGGAATCGAGGGGCTCTCACAGCTCCCGCCGATTGCGGACAAGTTGATGCTTCGCACCGGCGGGTGTTCGGGGTGTGCCCTGCAGGGCTCGTGTGGGGTCTGCAGGCCGCTCGCGAAGCGCTACCAAGAGGCAAACGCGCCCTTGGCTAGCTACTGCCAGCAGGGAGGGAGGTGA
- a CDS encoding aminoglycoside phosphotransferase — MALARVDWQDVSPHVREVIESRTGPVRSARTVSAGKHSAVALLLDSSGGRVFVKGLRTDHVGIMTQAREAVIAPFVGAVSPRLLWWVEADGWDLLGFEWIEGRHADYRPGSPDLPAVVEMMQRLGTITCPDLPEVKRPEKRWRKYVDDPAELEMLTGSTLLHTDYNPANVLIDSSGTAHLIDWAWPTRGAAFIDPCVLVYRLIADGHTPATAEAWVRDTPAWATALAEAIDVFARANARVWDELAAEAPEDRWKRKMSEVTREWAESRRGTARTSR, encoded by the coding sequence ATGGCGCTAGCTCGCGTCGACTGGCAAGACGTGTCCCCGCACGTTCGCGAGGTCATCGAATCGCGGACCGGCCCGGTGCGGTCGGCGCGGACGGTGTCGGCCGGGAAGCATTCGGCGGTCGCGCTGCTGCTGGACAGCTCCGGGGGACGGGTGTTCGTCAAGGGGCTCCGTACCGATCACGTAGGCATCATGACGCAGGCGCGCGAAGCGGTCATCGCGCCGTTCGTGGGGGCGGTGTCGCCGCGCCTGCTGTGGTGGGTCGAGGCTGACGGGTGGGATCTGCTCGGCTTCGAGTGGATTGAGGGGCGCCACGCCGACTACCGTCCCGGTTCGCCTGATCTTCCGGCCGTCGTCGAGATGATGCAGCGGCTCGGCACCATCACCTGCCCGGACCTGCCGGAGGTCAAGCGGCCGGAGAAGCGGTGGCGCAAGTACGTCGACGACCCGGCCGAGCTTGAGATGCTCACCGGCTCGACGCTGCTGCACACCGACTACAACCCGGCGAACGTGCTGATCGACAGCTCGGGGACGGCGCACCTGATCGACTGGGCGTGGCCCACACGAGGCGCCGCGTTCATCGACCCGTGCGTGCTGGTGTACCGGCTGATCGCCGACGGGCACACGCCCGCCACCGCCGAGGCGTGGGTGCGCGACACCCCGGCGTGGGCAACCGCGTTGGCCGAGGCGATCGACGTATTCGCCCGCGCCAACGCCCGCGTGTGGGATGAGCTCGCCGCCGAGGCGCCCGAGGACCGGTGGAAACGGAAGATGTCCGAGGTCACCCGCGAGTGGGCGGAGAGCCGCCGAGGCACCGCGCGAACGTCGAGGTAG
- a CDS encoding DddA-like double-stranded DNA deaminase toxin yields MASAVEQLGQAIATAVSKIKAAAGALTEAIERCEEGNEHLATALQGAADDEVLAAAQAQQAVPQELATVRQQVQAIEAQLDAYRERNGIPSGAPPSATAAPASPATSSAASGSAPSAPARSDLPCPPQPGKTHGRWINSDGDTVKLESGKGGEYYEATRQLAVEHGLTRGHVNAEPAIARHVETQFVARMIDQNITEAEIEINRPVCGTTPKDQQWPNTCDQWLSRFLPEGWKLTVKDGSSPDGRRYVGRKVKE; encoded by the coding sequence TTGGCATCCGCAGTGGAACAGCTCGGCCAGGCGATCGCGACCGCGGTGAGCAAGATCAAGGCGGCGGCCGGTGCCCTCACCGAAGCGATCGAGCGGTGCGAAGAGGGAAACGAGCACCTCGCGACGGCGCTGCAGGGCGCGGCCGACGACGAGGTGCTCGCCGCCGCGCAAGCCCAGCAGGCCGTGCCGCAGGAACTCGCGACGGTGCGTCAACAGGTGCAGGCGATCGAGGCGCAGCTCGACGCCTACCGGGAACGAAACGGGATTCCCTCGGGCGCCCCGCCGAGCGCCACGGCGGCCCCCGCTTCGCCCGCGACCAGCTCGGCGGCATCCGGCTCGGCGCCGTCGGCCCCGGCCCGCTCGGACCTACCGTGCCCGCCGCAGCCGGGTAAGACGCACGGCCGGTGGATCAACAGCGACGGCGACACGGTGAAGCTGGAAAGCGGCAAGGGCGGCGAGTACTACGAGGCCACTCGGCAGCTCGCCGTCGAGCACGGGCTCACGCGCGGCCACGTCAACGCGGAACCGGCGATTGCCCGCCACGTCGAGACGCAGTTCGTCGCCCGGATGATCGACCAGAACATCACCGAGGCCGAGATCGAGATCAATCGCCCGGTGTGCGGCACGACCCCGAAAGATCAGCAGTGGCCGAACACCTGCGACCAGTGGCTTTCGAGGTTCCTGCCGGAAGGGTGGAAACTGACAGTGAAGGACGGATCGAGCCCGGACGGGCGCCGCTACGTCGGGCGGAAGGTGAAGGAATGA
- a CDS encoding Imm1 family immunity protein: MSITAGWAVIGLDGSYQGLNATLNTPDEVAGFVKQLADPQADSARLVHNGRPLWDAETNFPDHDVFAAIVDGFGYLSYQDATRGKAYPEGDPASEGCEFDDDDFPPGSGLPVERFAEVLVEFLRTADRPASVTWRDLYPEATGE, translated from the coding sequence ATGAGCATCACGGCAGGTTGGGCAGTGATCGGCCTCGACGGCTCGTATCAAGGTCTGAACGCGACCCTGAACACCCCGGACGAAGTCGCCGGGTTCGTCAAGCAGCTCGCCGACCCACAAGCGGACTCGGCCCGGCTGGTGCACAACGGCCGCCCGCTGTGGGACGCGGAAACGAACTTTCCCGATCACGACGTGTTCGCCGCCATCGTCGACGGGTTCGGCTACCTCTCCTACCAAGACGCCACCCGCGGCAAGGCATACCCCGAGGGCGATCCCGCCTCGGAAGGCTGCGAGTTCGACGACGATGACTTTCCGCCCGGTTCCGGCCTGCCTGTCGAGCGGTTCGCCGAGGTGCTCGTCGAGTTCCTCCGCACTGCCGACCGGCCCGCCTCGGTGACGTGGCGCGACCTGTACCCCGAGGCCACGGGCGAATGA
- a CDS encoding glycoside hydrolase family 25 protein, protein MIWGIDIPRYQAGIDLHRAKREGIDFAIIKASQGTRVDPQFRRHLDQARAAGLLHAVYHYQEGDIGAAAQAEHIMRTVPREVGVILDVEAGGGNAALARDITHRLNAAGWRTPLLYLPEWYRRQIGRPDLRGLPPLWYSRYPNSRAGAPADVYARNRGWLDGLWGGYGGLPVAVLQYSDEGRVAGRSPVDCNAFRGSRDELAALLGGGSPTFAAQEVDDLQPDERAALFSIQNELLGPRGPQGQIQGWPTALGRRTVVAMLVEMFNTWQPARRPPGVDHDVWPIDLLADGNAATFRNEGKLGSIEQRLAALDATANKLAELLATDHDLDPEGIKAAVHDAVATALQQNTVTVEVHGRTPADPANADAGAVVVGEVRDQMPTEGAS, encoded by the coding sequence GTGATCTGGGGTATCGACATTCCCCGGTATCAGGCCGGAATCGACTTGCACCGCGCCAAGCGCGAGGGCATCGACTTCGCGATCATCAAGGCCAGTCAAGGCACGCGCGTCGATCCGCAATTTCGCCGCCACCTCGACCAGGCGCGCGCCGCTGGCCTGCTGCACGCCGTCTACCACTACCAAGAGGGTGACATCGGCGCCGCAGCGCAGGCCGAGCACATCATGCGCACGGTGCCCCGTGAGGTCGGGGTGATCCTCGATGTCGAGGCCGGCGGTGGGAACGCCGCGCTCGCCCGCGATATCACGCACCGGCTCAACGCGGCCGGGTGGCGAACTCCGTTGCTGTACCTGCCCGAGTGGTATCGGCGGCAGATCGGCCGCCCGGACCTGCGTGGACTGCCGCCCCTTTGGTACAGCCGCTATCCGAACAGTCGGGCCGGAGCCCCCGCCGACGTCTACGCCCGCAACCGCGGATGGCTCGACGGCTTGTGGGGCGGCTACGGCGGGCTACCGGTCGCGGTCCTGCAGTACAGCGACGAGGGACGGGTCGCCGGGCGTTCGCCCGTGGACTGCAACGCATTCCGCGGTTCCAGAGACGAACTCGCCGCGCTACTCGGCGGCGGGTCGCCCACGTTCGCAGCACAGGAGGTAGACGACTTGCAACCCGATGAACGCGCCGCGCTGTTCAGCATTCAGAACGAGCTGCTCGGCCCCCGCGGACCGCAAGGACAGATTCAGGGATGGCCGACCGCCCTCGGCCGCCGAACCGTCGTCGCCATGCTCGTGGAGATGTTCAACACCTGGCAGCCCGCCCGACGGCCGCCGGGTGTGGATCACGACGTGTGGCCGATCGACCTGCTCGCCGACGGCAACGCCGCAACGTTCCGCAACGAGGGCAAACTCGGCTCAATCGAGCAGCGCCTCGCCGCGCTTGACGCGACCGCGAACAAGCTCGCCGAACTCCTGGCCACCGACCACGACCTCGACCCCGAGGGGATCAAGGCCGCGGTGCACGACGCCGTCGCGACCGCCCTGCAGCAGAACACCGTCACCGTCGAGGTGCACGGGCGAACTCCCGCCGACCCGGCCAACGCCGACGCCGGGGCGGTCGTTGTCGGTGAGGTCCGCGACCAGATGCCGACCGAGGGGGCGTCGTGA